The following proteins come from a genomic window of Metarhizium brunneum chromosome 2, complete sequence:
- the DDL gene encoding FHA domain-containing protein DDL, which yields MAPVGDYADRPTQRPARDDDMDRRDSHRSSRRAPDGGRQERQRSRDRRRRSRTPDSPGRHRRRRHRSHDGERERGSGGNLDIRSGRQERARNDERSDRRRRRRDDGESDEDRRRDRRNPVKQGGPLPSQEDSFAIVKGEEPEKPKEKPNFGSSGALAAASNSIAQADGSSIVLKYHEPPEARKPPTRDQWKLFVFKGGDIVDTIDLSLRSCWLVGREMAVVDLPAEHPSISKQHAVIQFRYTEKRNEYGDKIGRVKPYLIDLESANGTVLNDSKVPDSRYLELRDKDMIQFGNSTREYVVMLAPRD from the coding sequence ATGGCTCCAGTTGGCGACTATGCCGACAGACCTACTCAACGGCCGgcccgcgacgacgacatggacagAAGAGACAGTCATAGAAGCTCACGGAGAGCTCCAGACGGCGGCCGCCAGGAACGACAAAGGTCCCGTGACAGAAGGCGGCGCTCACGAACCCCAGACTCTCCCGGCCggcatcgccgtcgccggcatcgGTCCCACGATGGAGAGCGTGAAAGGGGCAGTGGCGGTAACCTTGACATCCGATCCGGCAGGCAAGAAAGAGCTCGTAACGATGAGCGTTCAGATCGCCGAAGACGGCGcagagatgatggcgaatCGGATGAGGACCGTCGAAGGGACCGTCGAAACCCTGTGAAGCAAGGAGGGCCATTGCCGTCACAAGAAGACTCCTTCGCCATTGTGAAAGGGGAAGAGCCGGAGAAGCCCAAGGAGAAGCCTAATTTTGGCAGCTCGGGAGCACTAGCCGCAGCGTCCAACTCGATTGCTCAGGCCGATGGGTCATCCATTGTCCTCAAGTACCATGAACCACCGGAAGCTCGGAAGCCGCCGACCCGAGACCAGTGGAagctcttcgtcttcaaagGAGGCGACATTGTCGATACTATTGATCTCAGCTTGCGAAGCTGCTGGTTGGTTGGACGGGAGATGGCAGTTGTGGACTTGCCAGCCGAGCACCCCAGCATTAGCAAGCAGCACGCCGTGATACAGTTTCGTTACACGGAAAAACGAAACGAGTATGGAGACAAAATTGGCCGAGTGAAGCCGTACTTGATCGATCTGGAAAGCGCCAATGGAACCGTACTGAATGATAGCAAAGTTCCTGATAGTCGGTACTTGGAACTGCGAGACAAGGATATGATTCAATTCGGGAACAGCACAAGAGAATACGTTGTCATGCTGGCACCCAGAGATTAA
- the serac1_1 gene encoding Protein SERAC1, which produces MGFERNISRYETSAVYSHPDAKVDIVLVHGLNGNPEKTWTASNGTFWPTDLLPESLRGVQANVLVYGYNADVYSRKNDRSASDNFIHQHAQTLITNLTLYRKSEGTFRNPIIWVCHSLGGILVKRALLYSNDLRMTHHQDYRSIYVSTFGLVFLGTPHVGSDAATWGLMLQGMADAIMPRKLFESESVLLKTLKKDNETLANINNHFLDIYQRFRIHMVHENHKTDIKGTKITIVDANSASPQLPGVTYYGVEATHSQMCKFASKNAPGFRAVSTDIRQWVQDAPALINVRWEAEEQDKATRMRHEIHERMSPFMSPSSPYMTPSSPFVSPSSPRRESDLSNMSSLSLSDGSTLSSVSLSSSHVPRTFLAAPPRQDVVPPKIPTVIVLDEMGAVAERFYKLRK; this is translated from the exons ATG GGCTTCGAACGCAACATTTCTCGCTACGAAACCTCAGCCGTCTACTCCCACCCAGACGCCAAGGTAgacatcgtcctcgtccacggCCTCAACGGCAACCCGGAAAAGACATGGACCGCCAGCAACGGCACCTTCTGGCCTACCGATCTCCTGCCCGAGTCCCTCAGGGGCGTCCAAGCCAACGTCCTCGTCTACGGGTACAACGCCGATGTGTACTCGCGCAAGAACGACCGCAGCGCAAGCGACAACTTCATACACCAACATGCCCAGACACTCATTACGAACCTCACTCTGTACCGGAAGAGCGAGGGCACTTTTCGAAACCCCATTATCTGGGTCTGCCACAGCCTGGGCGGCATCTTGGTGAAGCGCGCGCTGCTGTACTCGAATGACTTGCGCATGACACACCATCAAGACTATCGATCCATCTACGTGTCTACATttggcctcgtcttcctcggcaCCCCGCATGTAGGATCAGACGCCGCTACGTGGGGGCTCATGCTGCAGGGCATGGCGGATGCCATTATGCCCAGGAAGTTGTTCGAGTCCGAGTCGGTGCTGCTCAAGACCCTCAAGAAGGACAACGAGACGTTGGCGAATATCAACAACCACTTCCTCGACATCTACCAGCGGTTCAGGATTCACATGGTCCACGAGAACCACAAGACTGACATTAAAGGCACCAA GATCACAATTGTCGATGCCAACTCAGCAAGCCCCCAACTGCCCGGGGTAACATACTACGGCGTGGAGGCGACGCACTCGCAAATGTGCAAGTTTGCCAGCAAAAACGCCCCTGGTTTCCGAGCCGTGTCAACCGACATTCGCCAATGGGTCCAAGATGCGCCCGCCCTCATCAATGTGCGCTGGGAAGCAGAAGAGCAGGACAAGGCTACCCGCATGCGACACGAGATCCATGAACGAATGTCCCCATTT ATGTCTCCGTCTTCGCCATACATGACTCCGTCCTCACCATTCGTATCGCCATCTTCGCCACGCCGAGAAAGCGACCTGTCCAACATGTCGTCGCTGTCACTCAGCGACGGATCCACCCTTTCTTCGGTATCCCTCTCTTCGTCCCATGTTCCGCGGACGTTTctcgccgcgccgccgaggcaggATGTTGTCCCGCCAAAGATTCCTACCGTGATTGTGTTGGATGAGATGGGCGCCGTGGCAGAGCGGTTTTACAAGCTGAGGAAATAG
- the dhl gene encoding (S)-2-haloacid dehalogenase: MAKTVIAFDLYGTLLSTESIANELARVYGEDEAKLIATQARRYQLEYTWRINSMDDVAFDTGDIHSSMLRSTSGDATLFTPRPVTDDQVGLYRSFSELTRHSFRQATAEIGLELSRDQEERILDAYNGLDTFPDADKGLALVSQTPSLKPYIFSNGTMAMITSSLKTSPSLAKSGTTFSESNIVSVDPLGVFKPDPRTYRHMVEMAGLTHQLDKVWLVSSNPFDAAGAVAAGLRSVWVGRQGTGWIDGLGGALGVSPTAVVGSVEEAVREIIRLDGLD, translated from the exons ATGGCTAAAACCGTCATTGCGTTTGATCTCTACGGCACATTATTGTCGACTGAGTCGATTGCAAATGAGCTGGCCAGGGTCtatggcgaggatgaggccaAATTAATCGCCACCCAGGCAAGGCGATACCAGCTCGAGTACACCTGGCGTATTAATAGCATGG ACGATGTAGCCTTTGACACTGGGGATATACATTCAAGCATGTTGCGTAGCACAAGCGGTGATGCTACGCTGTTCACGCCGCGTCCAGTAACTGACGACCAGGTAGGCCTATACCGATCATTCTCCGAGTTGACCAGACACTCTTTTCGCCAGGCAACTGCAGAAATCGGCCTAGAACTTTCCAGGGACCAAGAGGAACGCATCCTTGATGCCTATAATGGACTAGACACATTCCCAGATGCAGACAAGGGTCTCGCGCTTGTGTCGCAAACGCCTTCTCTTAAACCGTATATATTTTCCAACGGAACAATGGCGATGATTACTTCTTCGCTCAAGACCTCGCCATCGCTGGCCAAGTCGGGAACGACATTCTCAGAGTCTAATATTGTCAGTGTCGATCCCCTCGGCGTGTTCAAACCAGATCCTCGGACGTATAGACACATGGTTGAGATGGCTGGTTTGACACATCAGTTGGACAAGGTCTGGCTTGTGAGTTCGAATCCCTTTGATGCTGCGGGtgctgttgccgccggaCTGAGGAGCGTTTGGGTAGGCCGACAGGGAACTGGGTGGATTGATGGACTGGGCGGTGCGCTTGGTGTCAGTCCAACGGCAGTCGTTGGGAGCGTTGAAGAGGCTGTGAGAGAGATTATCAGGTTAGACGGTTTGGATTAG